One part of the Denticeps clupeoides chromosome 8, fDenClu1.1, whole genome shotgun sequence genome encodes these proteins:
- the LOC114796053 gene encoding charged multivesicular body protein 2a-like, producing MELLFGRKKTPEEMLRHNQRALNRAMKDLDKECQKLERQEKKIIVDIKKMAKQGQMDAVKIMAKDLVRTRRYIKKFIMMRANIQAVGVKILTLKSHNSMAQAMKSVTKAMATMNRQLNLPQIQKIMMKFEQQSVIMETKEEMMNDAIDDAMEGEDDEEESDAIVSQVLDEMGLNLSDKLSDLPSTSGSLSVAAGKEAKPQPALAEAEVEVDVDANLRERLNNLRRD from the exons ATGGAGTTACTGTTCGGTCGGAAAAAGACCCCAGAGGAGATGCTGAGGCACAATCAGAGGGCGCTGAATAGAGCCATGAAAGACCTCGACAAGGAATGTCAGAAGCTGGAGCGGCAGGAGAAGAAGATCATAGTAGACATCAAGAAGATGGCCAAGCAGGGCCAAATG GATGCGGTCAAAATCATGGCGAAGGACCTTGTTCGCACACGGCGATACATAAAGAAATTCATCATGATGAGAGCCAACATTCAAGCAGTCGGCGTCAAGATTCTGACCCTCAAGTCACACAACAGCATGGCACAAGCCATGAAGAGTGTGACCAAGGCCATGGCCACCATGAACAGACAG CTGAATCTGCCGCAGATTCAGAAGATAATGATGAAGTTCGAGCAACAGAGCGTTATCATGGAAACGAAGGAGGAAATGATGAATGATGCCATTGATGATGCTATGGAGGGtgaagatgatgaggaagaaAG CGATGCCATCGTCTCTCAAGTGCTGGATGAGATGGGCCTGAACCTTTCAGACAAACTGTCCG ATCTGCCATCCACCAGTGGCAGCCTGTCTGTGGCCGCCGGAAAGGAGGCCAAGCCCCAGCCGGCCCTGGCGGAGGCCGAAGTCGAAGTCGACGTCGACGCCAACCTGAGGGAGAGGCTGAATAACCTCCGGAGGGACTGA
- the znf365 gene encoding protein ZNF365 isoform X3: protein MQQKLGANKPPLFVDNGRARGARPPPAELPFRCPRCGEHQRFRSLASLRAHLEYSHAFHGVHDLSLPSSRGRCNTDTALLAYSRGCKTEDMDTMRSEGHKAAPLAAADSHRPGPGAPPRSPPPERRLDSRPTVEAHVRMRLEGMLRAADSSMERRLRQLSAELVQTEAELLCEHAHTQHLAQERQEVYERGRALSRQVDAAVMVIATLREQLSASEHELQKKEQEALTIQNFLEAAAQHETCGKVRIRCFIESLLRRIALAERLVEYYQGSASEHRCPAHYVPSVVENGRHGAAKSRLAGDPISYFSSQEGQSGFCRPHREKAGLTPSRQDEVWIQRRRSDGYEG, encoded by the exons ATGCAACAGAAGCTGGGCGCTAACAAACCACCTCTGTTCGTGGATAATGGGCGAGCGCGCGGAGCCAGACCGCCTCCTGCCGAGCTTCCCTTCCGCTGCCCCAGGTGTGGCGAGCACCAGCGCTTTCGCAGCCTGGCATCGCTGAGGGCCCACCTGGAATACAGCCACGCCTTCCACGGCGTGCACGACCTGAGCCTCCCaagcagcagggggcgctgcaACACGGACACAGCCCTCCTGGCGTACAGCAGAGGCTGCAAGACGGAAGACATGGACACCATGAGGAGTGAAGGCCACAAGGCCGCCCCTTTGGCCGCAGCGGACAGCCACCGTCCAGGCCCGGGAGCCCCGCCCAGATCTCCACCACCCGAGAGGAGGCTCGATAGCCGGCCCACCGTGGAAGCCCACGTGCGCATGAGGCTGGAGGGGATGTTGAGGGCCGCGGACAGCAGCATGGAGCGCCGGCTGCGGCAGCTGAGCGCGGAACTGGTCCAGACCGAGGCGGAGCTGCTGTGCGAACACGCCCACACCCAGCACCTGGCCCAGGAGAGGCAGGAGGTGTACGAGCGAGGGCGCGCCCTGAGCAGGCAGGTGGACGCTGCCGTCATGGTGATCGCCACCCTGCGGGAGCAGCTGAGCGCCTCGGAGCACGAGCTGCAGAAGAAGGAACA GGAGGCTCTCACCATTCAGAATTTTCTGGAAGCCGCAGCACAGCATGAGACGTGTGGGAAGGTCCGAATTCGCTGCTTCATCGAGAGCCTTCTCCGGCGGATCGCACTGGCTGAGAGGCTGGTGGAGTACTACCAGGGCAGTGCGTCTGAGCACCGCTGCCCCGCCCATTAC GTGCCGTCTGTGGTCGAAAACGGTCGACACGGAGCAGCCAAAAGCAG GCTGGCAGGAGATCCCATCAGTTACTTCTCATCACAGGAAGGGCAGAGCGGCTTCTGCAGACCCCATCGAGAAAAAGCAGGTCTCACGCCCAGCCGCCAAGACGAGGTGTGGATCCAGCGGCGAAGATCGGATGGGTACGAGGGTTAA
- the znf365 gene encoding protein ZNF365 isoform X2: MQQKLGANKPPLFVDNGRARGARPPPAELPFRCPRCGEHQRFRSLASLRAHLEYSHAFHGVHDLSLPSSRGRCNTDTALLAYSRGCKTEDMDTMRSEGHKAAPLAAADSHRPGPGAPPRSPPPERRLDSRPTVEAHVRMRLEGMLRAADSSMERRLRQLSAELVQTEAELLCEHAHTQHLAQERQEVYERGRALSRQVDAAVMVIATLREQLSASEHELQKKEQRPGSRSGEWRRKLSAGPSRLTPLFPGRLSPFRIFWKPQHSMRRVGRSEFAASSRAFSGGSHWLRGWWSTTRAVRLSTAAPPITCRLWSKTVDTEQPKAGWQEIPSVTSHHRKGRAASADPIEKKQVSRPAAKTRCGSSGEDRMGTRVKGRSAFFSLAGSL, from the exons ATGCAACAGAAGCTGGGCGCTAACAAACCACCTCTGTTCGTGGATAATGGGCGAGCGCGCGGAGCCAGACCGCCTCCTGCCGAGCTTCCCTTCCGCTGCCCCAGGTGTGGCGAGCACCAGCGCTTTCGCAGCCTGGCATCGCTGAGGGCCCACCTGGAATACAGCCACGCCTTCCACGGCGTGCACGACCTGAGCCTCCCaagcagcagggggcgctgcaACACGGACACAGCCCTCCTGGCGTACAGCAGAGGCTGCAAGACGGAAGACATGGACACCATGAGGAGTGAAGGCCACAAGGCCGCCCCTTTGGCCGCAGCGGACAGCCACCGTCCAGGCCCGGGAGCCCCGCCCAGATCTCCACCACCCGAGAGGAGGCTCGATAGCCGGCCCACCGTGGAAGCCCACGTGCGCATGAGGCTGGAGGGGATGTTGAGGGCCGCGGACAGCAGCATGGAGCGCCGGCTGCGGCAGCTGAGCGCGGAACTGGTCCAGACCGAGGCGGAGCTGCTGTGCGAACACGCCCACACCCAGCACCTGGCCCAGGAGAGGCAGGAGGTGTACGAGCGAGGGCGCGCCCTGAGCAGGCAGGTGGACGCTGCCGTCATGGTGATCGCCACCCTGCGGGAGCAGCTGAGCGCCTCGGAGCACGAGCTGCAGAAGAAGGAACA AAGGCCAGGTTCCAGGAGTGGTGAGTGGAGAAGGAAGCTCTCAGCGGGTCCCTCACGTCTGACCCCACTCTTTCCAGGGAGGCTCTCACCATTCAGAATTTTCTGGAAGCCGCAGCACAGCATGAGACGTGTGGGAAGGTCCGAATTCGCTGCTTCATCGAGAGCCTTCTCCGGCGGATCGCACTGGCTGAGAGGCTGGTGGAGTACTACCAGGGCAGTGCGTCTGAGCACCGCTGCCCCGCCCATTAC GTGCCGTCTGTGGTCGAAAACGGTCGACACGGAGCAGCCAAAAGCAG GCTGGCAGGAGATCCCATCAGTTACTTCTCATCACAGGAAGGGCAGAGCGGCTTCTGCAGACCCCATCGAGAAAAAGCAGGTCTCACGCCCAGCCGCCAAGACGAGGTGTGGATCCAGCGGCGAAGATCGGATGGGTACGAGGGTTAAAGGACGATCTGCGTTCTTCTCTCTCGCTGGGTCCTTGTAG
- the rtkn2 gene encoding rhotekin-2 produces the protein MARMEHPRKIQNLSKDERLALETRVRDGAYKLLVASSKPEQVLSASKNLVTCNSRIRAYMSEAERPQEGRGPSRRCVDRASPESSSGDQAPCKGKVALSGLRIPLMWKDTDHFSNKGSSRRVALFCLMKIGSEVFDTEMVVVDRLMTDVCFDGTTVFNAAEPHFELKLELYSCAMEADAPLANTPKKLARKLRSSFGKASGRTLCPLPDTEDPDAFLRSHPIPQAARFSLLAYTTLGMAQAEGSFQSHSLVVLQSADFSSWLPLYGNLCCSLAAQPDCMTRHMMSGFLNRQENIGDVYRCCSLYCVLKGGALSCYYSPEEIEAKVEPTFSIPINQDTEIHVVDKDTQRRGTSLSITNPGGGGKICHLFTAETPESMQEWTESIWQHLYDQSQWLHCCQKLMEIDLHSPCKPPPFLTKQADSVYHDLSIGSPGKFESLTDIIHNKIEETGGRFLIGQEEEREPPHWAAFFEGAHPIVAQKTVMSPEKGGAMSSGSKKRRAPPPPTDKMPYAPPKSSSQSPREKENPSRAGRSRMGRPSLDAKFSTIIHQLQKTHAQSYRSAPLRQMEPPQQAAQPSRPQSLSTGPPPVQAHPVPAPRSKFRKSFREKMNPKAW, from the exons ATGGCGCGCATGGAGCATCCGCGGAAAATTCAAAATCTCAGCAAAGAT GAGCGGCTGGCCCTGGAGACGCGGGTGCGGGACGGGGCCTACAAGCTGCTGGTCGCCAGCTCCAAGCCAGAACAGGTCCTCAGCGCCTCCAAGAACCTCGTCACCTGCAACAGCCGCATCAGGGCCTACATGAGCGAGGCCGAGCGGCCGCAGGAGGGTCGCGGGCCGAGCAGGAGGTGTGTAGACCGGGCGTCCCCAGAGAGCAGCAGTGGGGACCAAGCTCCTTGTAAAGGGAAGGTGGCCTTGTCTGGACTACGGATCCCGCTGATGTGGAAGGACACAGACCACTTCAGCAACAAAGGAA GCTCCCGCCGTGTTGCTTTGTTCTGTCTGATGAAGATCGGCTCTGAAGTTTTCGATACGGAGATGGTTGTTGTGGACCGCTTGATGACTGATGTCTGCTTCGATGGCACAACAGTTTT TAATGCAGCAGAGCCTCACTTTGAGCTGAAGTTGGAACTTTACAGCTGTGCGATGGAGGCAGATGCCCCATTGGCCAACACCCCCAAGAAACTCGCAAGGAAGCTGCGCTCGTCTTTCGGCAAAGCATCTGGCAGGACGCTCTGTCCACTGCCGGACACAGAAGACCCCGACGCGTTCCTGCGGTCCCACCCCATACCACA GGCGGCCAGATTCTCTCTGCTGGCCTACACCACGCTGGGCATGGCTCAGGCGGAGGGCAGCTTCCAGTCCCATTCGCTCGTCGTCCTGCAGAGCG CGGACTTTTCGTCATGGCTGCCTCTCTACGGAAATCTGTGCTGCTCTTTGGCTGCTCAGCCGGACTGTATGACCCGACACATGATGAGCGGCTTCCTCAACCGACAG GAGAACATTGGAGATGTTTATCGCTGCTGCAGTCTGTACTGTGTGCTGAAGGGCGGGGCTTTGTCCTGCTACTACAGTCCAGAGGAGATTGAGGCCAAAGTGGAGCCGACATTCTCAATTCCCATCAACCAG gacACTGAAATCCATGTAGTTGACAAAGACACCCAAAGAAGAGGAACCAGTCTGAGTATCACGAACCCGGGCGGCGGAGGGAAGATCTGTCACCTCTTCACCGCAGAGACCCCAGAGTCCATGCAGGAGTGGACCGAGTCCATCTGGCAGCATCTCTACGACCAGA GTCAGTGGCTGCACTGCTGTCAGAAACTCATGGAGATTGACCTTCATTCACCATGCAAACCACCTCCCTTCCTCACTAAACAAGCTGACTCTGTCTACCACGACCTCA GTATCGGCTCTCCTGGCAAATTTGAGAGTTTGACCGACATAATCCACAACAAAATAGAAGAAACTGGTGGCCGCTTTCTTATTGGccaagaggaagaaagagagccTCCCCACTGGGCAGCGTTTTTTGAAGGAGCTCATCCCATCGTTGCGCAGAAGACGGTGATGTCACCAGAAAAGGGGGGGGCCATGTCTAGTGGCAGCAAGAAGCGACGAGCCCCTCCTCCCCCTACTGATAAGATGCCATATGCACCGCCCAAAAGCAGCAGCCAGTCCCCTCGAGAGAAAGAAAACCCCAGTAGAGCTGGACGTTCTCGAATGGGAAGACCTTCACTGGATGCAAAATTCTCCACCATCATCCATCAGCTGCAGAAGACCCACGCCCAGTCATACAGAAGCGCGCCGCTCAGACAGATGGAGCCACCCCAGCAGGCTGCTCAGCCCTCCAGGCCCCAGTCTCTCTCCACGGGACCCCCGCCGGTTCAGGCCCATCCTGTCCCTGCGCCTCGTAGCAAGTTCAGAAAATCCTTCAGAGAGAAGATGAATCCCAAAGCCTGGTGA
- the znf365 gene encoding uncharacterized protein znf365 isoform X1 → MQQKLGANKPPLFVDNGRARGARPPPAELPFRCPRCGEHQRFRSLASLRAHLEYSHAFHGVHDLSLPSSRGRCNTDTALLAYSRGCKTEDMDTMRSEGHKAAPLAAADSHRPGPGAPPRSPPPERRLDSRPTVEAHVRMRLEGMLRAADSSMERRLRQLSAELVQTEAELLCEHAHTQHLAQERQEVYERGRALSRQVDAAVMVIATLREQLSASEHELQKKEQRPGSRSGEWRRKLSAGPSRLTPLFPGRLSPFRIFWKPQHSMRRVGRSEFAASSRAFSGGSHWLRGWWSTTRAVRLSTAAPPITYVPNPTSTKNVEGNHHISLSLCPPQVPSVVENGRHGAAKSRLAGDPISYFSSQEGQSGFCRPHREKAGLTPSRQDEVWIQRRRSDGYEG, encoded by the exons ATGCAACAGAAGCTGGGCGCTAACAAACCACCTCTGTTCGTGGATAATGGGCGAGCGCGCGGAGCCAGACCGCCTCCTGCCGAGCTTCCCTTCCGCTGCCCCAGGTGTGGCGAGCACCAGCGCTTTCGCAGCCTGGCATCGCTGAGGGCCCACCTGGAATACAGCCACGCCTTCCACGGCGTGCACGACCTGAGCCTCCCaagcagcagggggcgctgcaACACGGACACAGCCCTCCTGGCGTACAGCAGAGGCTGCAAGACGGAAGACATGGACACCATGAGGAGTGAAGGCCACAAGGCCGCCCCTTTGGCCGCAGCGGACAGCCACCGTCCAGGCCCGGGAGCCCCGCCCAGATCTCCACCACCCGAGAGGAGGCTCGATAGCCGGCCCACCGTGGAAGCCCACGTGCGCATGAGGCTGGAGGGGATGTTGAGGGCCGCGGACAGCAGCATGGAGCGCCGGCTGCGGCAGCTGAGCGCGGAACTGGTCCAGACCGAGGCGGAGCTGCTGTGCGAACACGCCCACACCCAGCACCTGGCCCAGGAGAGGCAGGAGGTGTACGAGCGAGGGCGCGCCCTGAGCAGGCAGGTGGACGCTGCCGTCATGGTGATCGCCACCCTGCGGGAGCAGCTGAGCGCCTCGGAGCACGAGCTGCAGAAGAAGGAACA AAGGCCAGGTTCCAGGAGTGGTGAGTGGAGAAGGAAGCTCTCAGCGGGTCCCTCACGTCTGACCCCACTCTTTCCAGGGAGGCTCTCACCATTCAGAATTTTCTGGAAGCCGCAGCACAGCATGAGACGTGTGGGAAGGTCCGAATTCGCTGCTTCATCGAGAGCCTTCTCCGGCGGATCGCACTGGCTGAGAGGCTGGTGGAGTACTACCAGGGCAGTGCGTCTGAGCACCGCTGCCCCGCCCATTACGTACGTACCCAACCCGACAAGCACCAAAAATGTTGAGGGAAATCACCACATTTCTTTGTCCCTTTGTCCCCCCCAGGTGCCGTCTGTGGTCGAAAACGGTCGACACGGAGCAGCCAAAAGCAG GCTGGCAGGAGATCCCATCAGTTACTTCTCATCACAGGAAGGGCAGAGCGGCTTCTGCAGACCCCATCGAGAAAAAGCAGGTCTCACGCCCAGCCGCCAAGACGAGGTGTGGATCCAGCGGCGAAGATCGGATGGGTACGAGGGTTAA